The Tripterygium wilfordii isolate XIE 37 chromosome 21, ASM1340144v1, whole genome shotgun sequence genome segment CAAGCTTTCTCTAGCTAATTCATTTTATGCCTGGTATTTCTTAACAAGCCTTGTTTAACCTTGTTCCATAGATGTATCACATAACCTCTAACAACACCCCCACTGCTTGCCTTTCTATTACTTCCCAAAACTTTCTTGGGTGTCTTTGAGTTCTCTCCGTAGATGCGATTCATGATGCGTTGAGAATACATTGCAGGAGAAGATCTTGAGCTCTCCTGCatagctttgttaatctggttggtCATTCCTTTGAGCTCGTATGAGTCGAACAGGGTGCTCTGGTTAGGACTCCAGGCCGACCTCAGGCTCTTCAATGGCATTTGAGGCATCAACGGTGACTGTAGATGATGATTCTCCAGTGGACTATCCATGGAGTTGCTTAGAGTTTCAAAGGAATTCATACCCCTTTAGATATTCTTTTGTGATCAATTTTGTCATTTAAGTTGAGCTCATTGTGTAATTCACAAGAAACTACATTGTTTTCTACGTCATCAACTTTGGTTTTGGGTTGATCATTTAAATCGGATGATGAAGCGAAATAAGAAAATACTATTGGccgatcaattttttttttcctgaaaaggGGATTCGAACTCTAGTCACCAGGGTGATGCACACCATACTTATCACTTCAATTAATGCCTCGGGTGTCTAATTTAATTTAACATTATCATTAGACCAACAAACAATGTGTATTGTTAAGTCATGACTTAACAAAATACACACAGGAATACAGTATCTCAGGCTCAAAATTTCCATTCTTCAAAAGGGCACAAGAGGACTGAGAGTCTTGAGACTTCAACATTGGCAGTAAATAACAAATAGTCGTAGCTGGATCCTGTAAGTTACAATAGCTGGGAAGCTTCAGCGGAGCATCGATATAGAGCGTATGCCGGAAGGAAACTCATTGTAGGAGACAACAGAGGAGGGTTCTAAAACCCACCTTTTGGAGAGACCAAGAAATCATTTGTAGTTTGTCCATTAGACCAAAGTGAAGCCATGTCAAAGCAAACAAATGGGTATTTCCTCTTCAGCCCAGAAGAAAATTGAAGCCAAGCAGCAGACTGATAAGTTCTCTGTTTCAACCTTGAGTTCTCCTTATCCAGTCCAGAATATCAGAACAATCTTCACGGCTGATGAAATGCcttcatattttaaaaaaaaaaaagtcacaagcagattagattatttttttccccataaTGAACATAACTATAATAAAATCCATTGCCTATTTGCTTTGTCAAATTATACCTGTTTTTAGGGTGATATTTATTCAGTGCAGAAGCTTCCCGTCGGTTTGTTATGCCTTTCTTCATTTTTAGTGACTCGGGCACAACTAGTGTTCTACTTTGATCATGGTATGCACCACAAATAAAGTTAACCACCTCTTCCTGCCATAATTCTCCTTCACTATAATAACCGGGAGGCAAAGCATTGCATGAAATAGAACAAGCAAACCTTGTAAATAACAAATGTTTGAAAACACTATTAGTGAACAGGAGGTGCATCTAGGGAACACGACGTGCATCCATTAACGTGTCGTCAAAGATACCGTGTTGATTTTGACTTTAGAAGACCAGTTACAACTTAGAAGTAATGAAATTGATGAATCATGTTTTCTGCTATGGTATGAATGATCGACATTGGCTATAAGGAAACAAATGGGATGTGTGGCTATATGAATGGGATGCGTGGCTATATGTCTGTGCATGCTCATGGCAGTTTGAAAAAAGCAAAAATGTAGGTTTGAGAGGGCAATATGAGATATCATGGGCATATGACAATTTTCTTTGTATGACCAGCTCACTATACAGCTAAAAGCAAAAGCACACTAGTCCATCCAAAATCAGCTGGCATTATCATTTATCATGTACATAGCTTTCATGTTGCCTATACTATACATCGAACAACATCCTGCATTTAATATTGACATCATAAAAATCTCATCATGATTTTGCCTCCAAGCTAAGATGAGAAAATTAGTTTCAGCATACCAGGGGTTTTGAAGCATCAAGCCAGTGGTAAATTTGCTCATTGCGAAACCATGTCATTTGCCTTTTTGCAAAATTTCTGCAAAACCATATAATTGCTAGATTTACATAGTATCCGAGTCAAAGAAACTaaacaaaacaaggaaaagaaaagggaaaggggaaaaaatctcaaaaaatttTGAGCACTCAAACGAGCAAATTTATCAATGAATATGTGATCTCTCTATTGCagccttgcaactctaccactggtgCCATAATTTAACGAAAGCAAAGAAGCTGTAAATTCCAAAAATGATTTATCTTCTCACTTTTCCCAGTACATTAAACTAAACAAAATGTAAGTTTCTCCTTCAAAGGACAATTAATTTATCACAATGTGAGACAGCCATATGGCTCCTATCAAACAAACTAGCGTAATCATTTCAAAATAATCATGAAACAAAAATGCTTTACCTTGATGCTTGCTGAAATtcagataaaaaagaaaaaaattctccTGCAGAACTCCTGCCCCCTTGTAGTCTACAGTTTGTTAGGTACTCCATAGTCTGAAAGTATTAACAATAAAGATCATAAAATCGAGTAGCATGCAACTGAAAGGTTAGCGTATTAAAAAAAGACATATATGCAAAGGAACCAACAATGCAATTATATCCAAAGCCATACTTGTCTGTATCCAATTGCTCGAGTTGCAGAGTTTGAATTAGGAAGAAGACCTATATCAAGAAGCCATTTGGCCTCAGACAAAATTCCATCACTTCCTACAATCGAAAGCAACCACAGTAGATTaaaaccaaataggaaaataatttttaaaaaaaaaaaagcaagagcAAGGACCCTCTGATACGGAAAACATTATAAAATGCAAATGCATGGAACAAAATAGCAGGCAGAAAGCACATCTTGGCATCTTATTCATAATCATCATGTTCAATGATTCTATTGGACAATTTGCGACTCATCATAAAAGACATTATATAGCAATTGGAAAGATCTTCTTATAGTCTCTTAACAGTTGTTCCCATGCTgaagtaaaaaaacaaaaatttactCAATAATTCAGTTAAGAAACAACCAAAATACTTAACAATTGTCCTCCCGATAAACAGGATTTATGGTAAAAAGAATGACAATTTATAGTTGGTGCCATAGCATGAAGGAAAACTGCATATGCACACATCTCATCACCTGCTCAGCTAAATTAATCGATTGAATTCTGAGGAACTCAGCCATAAAACCAATTAGAAAAAAGAACCTaagaaaatatcaaatcaaagcAAGGTAAAGACAATATTGACAGACACCCattcaaaaatatttacagtcaccaaaaaacaatggaatcagTAGTTATACAAACTAATGCAAACACTTTTAATATCTTTGAGAAAACTTCAAAACCAAAATACcaaatttacaccatttcaCATCTAGAACCTTTTAGAGCACTAATTTTCCTTTTGGTCGTGACCTTTTGCATAGGTTATTCTTTACATCTCATAAAGTCGGCAAACAACACGCCTAATGTATATTTTCCCCATATCTAGACAAGCGCTGGTGAGTACTTCGAATAATTTAAGATCTCTAAATTATAAACGAACAAAATCATGATGTATAAAGTTGTGGGTCTTGTGATGTGATGTGACTCACCTGAAAGCATATCTTCACACCTGAAATCAATTAACTTATATAGATCAAGTCGGGGGcttgagagaaaaaaacaaataaactcaTAGTCCAAATCTTTCTGTTTGACCAGCTCAAGCATATTGGAAGATGTGGAAGTCGAATCAGAGCAATTGTCTGTTTCTTTTGAATCAACTTGCTCCTTGAAAGAATCATACGGCACTTCAAAAGCGGATGGAGGAGATCCAGAAGCCTGTCACACCAAAAAGGGCCTGGATGAGAAGATATAGCAGCTGGGCAGCCACTAAGAATCcagtcaaaaaatatatattacaatttcaagcacaaaaGTAACCAACTGAAAACCGTAAATTTGAGGTTCTGCAGAAAGAAGAATTCTAGAGGGAGCAACTCCTGAATTAATGGTGTCAAGAAACTAAGTAACTTTACAAAAATGGCAAACACAATGTTGCACTCCAACATAAATGAGTGTGATTGTATTTGTGAGGGTGTATAAGCGGGTGGGCATGTCTGAGTTTGCTTCTTTGCATAATGAGAGATAAAGAGCAATAGAAAGAGAGACAGAG includes the following:
- the LOC119988591 gene encoding tRNA dimethylallyltransferase 9 isoform X1 — protein: MIMTEVCGIRTRCLCFLRHPSPLALPRRRHFFPNTTTRCCVSVAKEEKKEKVIVISGPTGAGKSRLAMELAKRLNGEIISADSVQVYRGLDVGSAKPSPSDRKEVPHHLIDILHPSEDYSVGQYFEDARQATKDILDNGRVPIVAGGTGLYLRWFMYGKPDVPKASPEIASEVHRELENFQREEDWDRAVQLVVKAGDPRAQSLATNDWYRLRRSLEIIKASGSPPSAFEVPYDSFKEQVDSKETDNCSDSTSTSSNMLELVKQKDLDYEFICFFLSSPRLDLYKLIDFRCEDMLSGSDGILSEAKWLLDIGLLPNSNSATRAIGYRQTMEYLTNCRLQGGRSSAGEFFSFLSEFQQASRNFAKRQMTWFRNEQIYHWLDASKPLEEVVNFICGAYHDQSRTLVVPESLKMKKGITNRREASALNKYHPKNRHFISREDCSDILDWIRRTQG